Proteins encoded in a region of the Halioglobus maricola genome:
- a CDS encoding VWA domain-containing protein — translation MIELLWPWLLLLAPLPLLVRALLPPASGQEPALRAPFFSSWEALSKGSGKRRGGPGAITLVLVWLIWALLLLAASRPMWIGDAIELPNSGRDLMMAVDISGSMETDDMEVSGNRVSRWEAVRQLGANFIDQRRGDRLGLILFGSNAYVQSPLSFDGATVKRFLLEARIGFAGQETAIGDAIGLAVKRLKERPAENRVLILLSDGEDTASSVQPLQAARLAADLGIRIYTIGIGADKMTVPGLFGSSFGSRQVNPSRGLDEATLGEIAQLTGGRYFRARNPADLANIYAAVDELEPIEVESASYRPRQALAYLPLGAALALSFLLALTRVWRHFGWRSHPLEESA, via the coding sequence ATGATAGAACTCCTGTGGCCATGGTTACTACTGCTCGCGCCGCTACCGCTGCTGGTGCGTGCACTCCTGCCCCCTGCCAGCGGCCAGGAACCCGCGCTCAGGGCGCCCTTTTTCAGTAGCTGGGAAGCTCTCAGTAAAGGCAGTGGCAAACGTCGCGGTGGCCCCGGCGCTATAACGCTGGTACTGGTGTGGCTTATCTGGGCGTTGTTATTGTTGGCGGCGTCCCGCCCGATGTGGATCGGAGACGCTATCGAGTTACCCAATAGCGGCCGCGACCTGATGATGGCCGTCGACATTTCCGGCTCCATGGAGACTGACGACATGGAAGTCAGCGGCAACCGTGTTTCTCGCTGGGAAGCCGTGCGCCAACTCGGCGCCAACTTTATCGACCAGCGCCGCGGCGATCGCCTGGGCCTCATTCTGTTCGGCAGCAACGCCTACGTGCAATCCCCACTGAGCTTCGATGGCGCGACCGTGAAACGCTTCTTGTTGGAGGCGCGAATAGGCTTCGCCGGCCAGGAAACCGCGATCGGCGACGCCATTGGCCTGGCGGTAAAACGGCTGAAAGAGCGTCCGGCCGAAAACCGGGTCCTCATTCTGCTCAGCGATGGCGAGGACACTGCCAGCTCAGTCCAGCCTCTGCAGGCCGCCAGACTCGCAGCCGATCTCGGCATCCGTATCTATACCATCGGTATTGGCGCCGACAAGATGACGGTGCCCGGTCTGTTCGGTTCCAGTTTCGGGTCTCGCCAGGTCAACCCCTCTCGTGGCCTTGATGAGGCCACGTTGGGGGAAATCGCCCAACTCACCGGCGGCCGCTATTTCCGCGCCCGCAATCCAGCGGACCTCGCCAATATTTATGCCGCGGTCGATGAGCTGGAACCCATAGAAGTTGAGAGCGCAAGCTACCGGCCACGCCAGGCGCTGGCCTATCTTCCACTGGGAGCAGCGCTCGCACTCAGTTTCTTGCTGGCCCTCACACGGGTATGGCGCCACTTCGGCTGGCGCAGCCATCCATTGGAGGAATCTGCGTGA
- a CDS encoding NAD-glutamate dehydrogenase, protein MTWENHKKALLESLQQRIEDRAETVDRESLQHLAASLFRRFAAEDLHGRAVENLYGSLYQLLEIARSWDGAVPKVEFFNPQLHRDGWESPNTVLVILCRGIPFVTASVRGELNRRNLPIHIIASTNVAVHRDAAGALQEIFSPGEASAEDSSSEAVIYFELGRHSDPSQLDELKQTLLEILAEVGMVVDDFPAMNDCLGEAVDAINASACVEPDYRDEAAEFLIWLRQQHMTMLGYEYLEVEYGDAAPAVRVCRDRSLGLLRQRGTRGVADLEADLASMKSDELHRRQLSFSKSRKRSRVHRLTYPDYVEARVFDEQGRVVGQHRFIGLYTSSVYTMNPKYIPILRRKVATIMEMSHVDWAEHETRELARVLEMYPRDELFQSSIADLDTAVNAINRIQERRQTRLFVRRDVHGKFVSCIVFVPRDRYTTELRELMGEILTRAYEAEESEFNTQFSESILVRCHFVLRVNPARDIDCDPVELEEELVQATLAWEDRLRIRLVEEFGEEVGNAHANLLGNGFPPGYRDDFDPRMAVADIRKILSLVSGKSLELSLYRLAEDSTTTLRLRLYHAGESLPLSDVLPILENLGLRVTSERPYGIRARGGELYWVQEFTVLYSLSQNFELDEIKEEFEDAFARIWYGEAESDSFNRLLIGTRLSWREIAMLRAYARYLRQLQFPYSVEYIAETMASHLHITARIVEMFLTRFSPVFDGDEDWRGERELSVEQRISEMLDEVENLGQDRIIRQYLKAIKATLRTNFFQQERDGSLKPYMSFKLNPSAIPDVPQPVPMFEIYVYSPRVEGVHLRGGRVARGGLRWSDRQEDFRTEVLGLVKAQQVKNAVIVPVGAKGGFVARQLNPRMSRDEVQQEGIACYKMFIRGLLDITDNRGDVNVIRPPHVVAKDEDDPYLVVAADKGTATFSDIANQLSADYDFWLGDAFASGGSEGYDHKKMGITARGAWVSVQRHFREMDLDIQSTDFTVVGVGDMGGDVFGNGMLLSEHIKLVAAFNHMHIFIDPDPDTSASYAERKRLFEQPRSAWSDYDENLVSAGGGVFLRSAKSIPVSEQMRDLFDIPHTQLPPNELIGYLLRARVDLLWNGGIGTYVKASSESHLDVGDKANDGLRINGDELRCRVVGEGGNLGMTQLGRVEYSLAGGRSNTDFIDNAGGVDCSDHEVNIKILLNAVVARGDLTEKQRNILLEEMTDEVSDLVLHNNYRQVQAISLTEMQADERFDEYKRFIENMEEMGRLDRALEFLPNDEELQERRSAGQPLTRPELSVLVSYSKGVLKEELIASDLGRDPYLANAVKTAFPARLVAAYPDEILSHRLHREIMCTQVANDIVNRMGLNFILRLRKATGASIADVARAYTTVMEVFQLRELWELIELMDHKVSTGVQLDMMVRLIRLVKRASRWLLRNRRHELAPTPLIDEFRPGLDALRDSFQDMLRGRAREQYEEIMGSYLEQGVREDIAARVSGNHLAYTALGIIQAAKESGAPLENVASLYYAMGEQLELDWFGSQILAAKVGNEWQALARDTYLEDLEWQQRTLAVGALHHLPEDRNLLTCLTRWGEQESVLLNRWQEMLAELHATDVPDFAMFAVANRELLDLAQSSLRTASPDSGESQGDD, encoded by the coding sequence ATGACCTGGGAAAACCACAAGAAAGCCCTGCTTGAATCTCTGCAACAGCGTATCGAAGATCGCGCCGAGACTGTCGATCGAGAATCCCTGCAACACCTGGCGGCGTCCCTGTTCCGCCGGTTCGCGGCAGAAGACCTGCACGGCAGGGCGGTAGAGAACCTGTACGGCTCACTCTACCAACTGCTGGAGATTGCGCGCAGTTGGGATGGCGCGGTGCCCAAGGTGGAATTTTTTAACCCGCAGCTGCACCGCGACGGCTGGGAGAGCCCGAACACGGTATTGGTTATCCTCTGTCGTGGTATCCCGTTCGTCACCGCCTCCGTGCGCGGAGAGCTCAATCGTCGCAATCTGCCTATCCACATTATTGCCAGTACCAATGTGGCGGTTCATCGTGACGCGGCAGGAGCCCTGCAGGAGATATTCAGCCCCGGTGAAGCCTCGGCGGAAGACAGCAGCAGCGAGGCCGTTATTTACTTCGAGCTCGGTCGCCACTCCGACCCTTCGCAGCTGGACGAGCTTAAACAAACCTTGCTGGAAATTCTGGCTGAAGTCGGCATGGTGGTCGACGACTTCCCCGCCATGAACGATTGTCTGGGTGAAGCGGTAGACGCGATCAACGCCAGTGCCTGTGTCGAGCCCGATTATCGGGATGAGGCCGCTGAATTTCTCATCTGGCTGCGGCAACAGCATATGACCATGCTGGGCTATGAGTATCTGGAGGTGGAATACGGCGATGCTGCACCTGCTGTGCGCGTATGCAGGGACCGAAGTCTCGGGCTCTTGCGTCAGCGCGGGACCCGGGGAGTGGCTGATCTGGAGGCGGATCTTGCGAGTATGAAATCAGATGAGCTGCATCGCCGCCAACTGAGTTTTTCCAAGTCGCGTAAACGTTCGCGGGTGCATCGCCTGACCTACCCAGACTATGTCGAGGCGCGCGTTTTTGACGAGCAGGGCAGGGTGGTTGGCCAGCACCGGTTTATTGGCCTCTACACCTCATCGGTCTACACCATGAACCCCAAGTACATACCGATCTTGCGCCGCAAGGTGGCAACGATCATGGAAATGTCACATGTAGACTGGGCCGAACATGAAACCCGCGAACTGGCGCGTGTGCTCGAGATGTACCCCAGAGACGAGTTGTTCCAGTCCAGCATTGCCGACCTGGATACAGCCGTGAATGCGATTAACCGGATTCAGGAGCGCCGCCAGACGCGTTTGTTTGTGCGCCGCGATGTACATGGCAAATTTGTCAGTTGCATCGTGTTTGTGCCGCGTGATCGTTACACGACGGAACTGCGCGAGTTGATGGGGGAAATTCTTACTCGAGCCTATGAGGCCGAAGAGTCGGAATTCAACACCCAATTCTCCGAATCTATTCTTGTCCGTTGTCACTTTGTGTTGCGAGTAAACCCTGCTCGCGACATTGACTGCGATCCGGTCGAATTGGAAGAGGAGTTGGTACAGGCGACTCTGGCCTGGGAAGACCGCCTGCGTATTCGCCTGGTCGAAGAGTTTGGCGAGGAAGTTGGCAATGCCCATGCCAATCTCCTGGGCAATGGTTTTCCACCCGGCTATCGCGACGATTTTGACCCGCGTATGGCGGTGGCAGATATACGCAAAATTTTGTCGCTGGTCAGTGGCAAGTCGCTGGAACTGTCGCTTTACCGGCTGGCGGAAGACAGCACCACCACTTTGCGCCTCCGGCTCTATCACGCCGGCGAGAGCTTACCTCTTTCGGACGTGCTGCCCATTCTGGAGAACCTGGGGCTGCGTGTCACCAGCGAGCGCCCTTATGGGATCAGGGCTCGTGGTGGCGAGCTGTATTGGGTGCAGGAATTCACGGTGCTCTACAGCCTGTCGCAGAATTTTGAGCTGGACGAAATCAAGGAGGAATTCGAAGACGCTTTTGCCCGTATCTGGTACGGCGAAGCTGAGAGTGATTCGTTCAATCGATTATTGATTGGAACCCGTTTGAGTTGGCGTGAAATTGCCATGCTCAGAGCGTACGCACGCTATCTGCGCCAGCTGCAGTTCCCGTACAGCGTGGAGTACATCGCAGAGACCATGGCGAGCCATCTACACATTACTGCCCGTATTGTGGAGATGTTCCTGACGCGTTTCTCGCCGGTGTTTGACGGCGATGAGGACTGGCGCGGCGAGCGTGAATTAAGTGTTGAACAGCGAATTTCTGAAATGCTGGATGAGGTGGAAAACCTCGGTCAGGATAGAATCATTCGCCAGTACCTCAAGGCCATCAAGGCAACTCTGCGGACCAACTTTTTCCAACAGGAGCGCGATGGCAGTCTCAAACCCTATATGTCATTCAAGCTGAATCCGTCTGCGATACCCGACGTTCCCCAGCCTGTACCGATGTTTGAAATCTACGTCTACTCTCCTCGCGTGGAAGGCGTGCACTTGCGCGGCGGTCGGGTTGCCCGCGGTGGATTGCGCTGGTCAGATCGACAAGAAGATTTTCGCACCGAAGTGCTGGGCCTGGTGAAAGCACAGCAGGTGAAAAATGCCGTTATCGTGCCGGTGGGCGCCAAGGGTGGCTTCGTAGCCCGCCAGCTCAATCCGCGCATGAGTCGTGACGAGGTGCAGCAGGAAGGGATTGCCTGCTACAAGATGTTTATCCGCGGCCTGTTGGATATCACCGACAACCGCGGTGACGTAAACGTGATACGGCCGCCGCATGTAGTGGCAAAAGACGAGGACGATCCCTATCTGGTTGTGGCTGCAGATAAGGGCACCGCGACGTTTTCCGATATCGCCAACCAGCTATCGGCCGACTACGATTTCTGGCTCGGTGATGCCTTCGCCTCGGGCGGCAGCGAGGGCTATGACCACAAGAAAATGGGGATTACCGCGCGAGGTGCCTGGGTGTCTGTACAGCGACACTTTCGCGAAATGGACCTGGATATACAGAGCACCGACTTCACTGTTGTCGGCGTAGGCGATATGGGCGGTGATGTTTTCGGCAATGGCATGCTGCTGTCCGAGCATATCAAGCTGGTGGCTGCCTTTAACCACATGCATATATTTATCGACCCGGACCCTGATACCAGTGCGAGCTATGCCGAGCGCAAGCGTCTGTTTGAGCAGCCGCGTTCGGCCTGGTCTGATTACGATGAAAATCTGGTGTCGGCTGGAGGAGGTGTTTTCCTGCGCTCGGCCAAGTCGATTCCGGTGTCTGAACAGATGCGCGATCTGTTCGACATTCCTCACACGCAGCTTCCTCCCAACGAATTGATTGGTTACCTGTTGAGGGCACGGGTGGATCTATTGTGGAATGGCGGGATCGGCACTTATGTGAAGGCCAGCAGTGAATCGCACCTCGACGTTGGCGACAAGGCAAACGATGGTCTGCGGATCAATGGCGATGAGCTCCGCTGTCGCGTGGTGGGCGAGGGCGGTAATCTGGGCATGACCCAACTCGGCCGCGTCGAGTACAGCCTTGCAGGCGGACGCTCAAATACTGACTTTATCGATAATGCTGGTGGAGTCGATTGTTCTGATCACGAGGTCAACATCAAGATTCTGCTCAACGCGGTTGTGGCCCGCGGGGATCTTACCGAGAAGCAGCGTAATATTCTGTTGGAAGAGATGACGGACGAGGTCTCCGATCTGGTGCTGCACAATAACTATCGCCAGGTACAGGCGATTTCGCTGACTGAAATGCAAGCCGATGAGCGTTTCGACGAATACAAGCGTTTCATTGAGAATATGGAGGAGATGGGACGCCTTGACCGGGCACTTGAATTTCTCCCGAACGATGAGGAGTTGCAGGAGCGACGCAGCGCCGGCCAACCACTGACACGTCCAGAGCTGTCCGTGCTGGTCTCCTACAGCAAAGGGGTGTTGAAAGAGGAACTGATCGCATCTGATCTTGGCCGCGACCCCTATCTTGCCAATGCCGTTAAGACCGCATTCCCGGCGCGGTTGGTCGCGGCTTACCCAGATGAAATTCTCAGCCACCGCCTGCACCGGGAAATCATGTGTACGCAGGTGGCAAACGATATTGTTAACCGCATGGGGCTCAATTTTATTCTCCGCCTGCGCAAAGCCACCGGTGCCTCAATAGCGGACGTGGCGCGCGCGTACACGACAGTGATGGAGGTTTTCCAGCTCAGGGAACTGTGGGAACTGATAGAGCTTATGGATCACAAGGTGTCTACTGGCGTGCAGTTGGACATGATGGTGCGGCTTATTCGCCTGGTGAAACGTGCCAGCCGATGGTTGCTGCGCAACCGCAGGCACGAACTAGCACCTACCCCGTTGATTGACGAGTTCCGCCCCGGGCTGGATGCGCTGCGAGATTCCTTTCAGGACATGCTGCGCGGCCGCGCCCGGGAACAGTATGAAGAGATTATGGGCAGCTACCTCGAGCAGGGAGTGCGAGAGGATATTGCGGCAAGAGTGTCTGGCAATCATCTTGCTTACACCGCACTGGGGATTATCCAGGCTGCCAAAGAGAGCGGCGCGCCGCTGGAGAATGTGGCTAGTCTTTACTATGCCATGGGTGAACAACTCGAGCTCGACTGGTTTGGTAGCCAGATTCTGGCGGCAAAAGTCGGCAATGAGTGGCAGGCCCTTGCCCGTGACACCTATCTGGAAGACCTGGAGTGGCAGCAGCGTACTCTGGCAGTCGGTGCGCTGCATCACCTGCCGGAAGACCGCAACCTACTGACCTGTCTCACGCGTTGGGGAGAGCAGGAGAGTGTTCTGCTCAATCGCTGGCAGGAGATGCTCGCCGAGCTGCATGCCACAGACGTACCGGACTTCGCCATGTTCGCGGTGGCCAACAGAGAGCTGCTGGACTTGGCCCAGAGCAGTCTGCGCACAGCTTCTCCCGACTCTGGGGAGAGCCAGGGCGACGACTAG
- the rmf gene encoding ribosome modulation factor translates to MRRQKRDMNTRAFDKGYQAGITGRSQELCPHSDDEHRQNWISGWREGRSDQWDGLTGVSGVHKIRAL, encoded by the coding sequence ATGAGAAGACAGAAGCGTGATATGAACACCCGGGCATTCGACAAAGGCTACCAGGCCGGCATAACAGGCCGCAGCCAGGAGCTTTGTCCCCATTCCGACGACGAACACCGCCAGAACTGGATCTCCGGTTGGCGTGAAGGCCGTTCGGATCAGTGGGACGGCCTTACCGGCGTGTCTGGTGTTCATAAGATCAGAGCGCTCTGA
- a CDS encoding DUF4381 domain-containing protein gives MNPNDPLAALNPLREPAPISAWPYAPGWWLLAVLLLTGIAALLWVLVQRRRRNLYRRQGLAALAVIEQRYAQMNDPLTCVSDVNRVLKTVALHAYPDENVAALHGYEWVTFLETRAARAVTFDPAFADFHYRKPGTDFSADALLQQAQTWIAHHKVSA, from the coding sequence GTGAACCCAAACGATCCACTCGCCGCACTCAATCCGCTGCGTGAGCCAGCGCCCATCAGCGCCTGGCCGTATGCCCCCGGGTGGTGGCTGCTCGCGGTGTTGCTGCTGACGGGCATCGCTGCTCTGCTCTGGGTGCTGGTGCAACGACGGCGCCGTAACTTGTATCGACGTCAGGGCCTCGCGGCACTGGCAGTGATAGAGCAGCGCTACGCCCAGATGAATGACCCGCTCACCTGTGTCTCTGACGTTAACCGGGTGCTCAAAACTGTCGCCCTGCACGCCTATCCCGATGAAAATGTGGCCGCGCTCCACGGCTACGAATGGGTGACGTTTCTCGAGACGAGAGCGGCCCGGGCTGTGACCTTTGATCCCGCATTCGCAGACTTCCACTATCGCAAACCCGGAACGGATTTTTCCGCGGACGCCTTGCTGCAACAGGCACAGACCTGGATTGCCCACCACAAGGTGAGTGCATGA
- a CDS encoding AAA family ATPase yields the protein MASADLRSLQDWLSSQIIGQQHLVERLIIALLADGHLLVEGAPGLAKTRAVKCLADGLEGDFQRIQFTPDLLPGDVTGTEIYRPQEGSFHFQRGPIFHNLVLADEINRAPAKVQSALLEAMAERQVSVGSETYDLPPLFLVMATQNPIEQEGTYPLPEAQLDRFLLHVNVDYPAADAELEILRLTRREAGQTEAASAPPELSQQSIFQAREELLALHMAETVEQYIVQLVIASRNPGNYSEELAAWIAYGGSPRATIALDRCARAHAWLAGRDFVGPDDVQAIAGDVLRHRLILTFEAEANGVTPDQVIRELLTLVPVA from the coding sequence GTGGCTAGCGCTGATTTACGATCTCTTCAGGACTGGCTCAGCAGCCAGATTATCGGTCAACAACACCTGGTGGAACGCCTCATCATTGCCCTGCTGGCAGATGGACACCTCTTGGTAGAAGGCGCACCCGGGCTGGCCAAGACGCGGGCAGTCAAATGCCTTGCGGATGGTCTGGAAGGAGACTTCCAGCGCATCCAGTTCACGCCCGACCTGTTGCCGGGTGACGTCACCGGCACCGAGATATATCGTCCCCAGGAAGGATCTTTCCACTTCCAGCGCGGGCCCATATTTCACAATCTGGTATTGGCGGACGAAATCAACCGCGCGCCCGCAAAGGTGCAATCGGCGCTGCTTGAGGCCATGGCGGAACGCCAGGTCAGCGTGGGCTCTGAAACCTACGACTTGCCGCCGCTATTTCTGGTGATGGCCACCCAGAACCCGATCGAGCAGGAAGGCACATATCCGCTGCCGGAAGCTCAGCTCGATCGTTTCCTGCTGCATGTCAATGTGGACTACCCTGCCGCCGACGCCGAGCTCGAGATTCTGCGCCTCACCCGGCGTGAAGCCGGCCAGACCGAGGCTGCCAGCGCTCCGCCGGAACTGTCCCAGCAAAGTATTTTCCAGGCGCGCGAAGAACTTCTGGCACTGCACATGGCTGAGACGGTCGAGCAATATATCGTGCAGCTGGTGATTGCATCCCGCAATCCCGGCAACTACAGCGAGGAACTGGCTGCCTGGATAGCCTACGGCGGCAGCCCCAGGGCAACCATCGCCCTGGACCGCTGTGCCCGTGCCCACGCCTGGTTGGCCGGCCGCGATTTTGTCGGCCCCGACGACGTCCAGGCCATCGCCGGTGACGTTCTGCGCCACCGCCTGATCCTGACGTTTGAAGCCGAAGCAAATGGCGTGACCCCGGACCAGGTGATCCGCGAACTACTGACACTGGTGCCCGTGGCTTGA
- a CDS encoding VWA domain-containing protein yields MSFHLMRPEWLWALAPAVLLALALWRRSRNAGNWESVIAPELLESLLDGKATSAKRNPAPAVLAVWLIAVFAAAGPSWEKIPQPVHQTEDALVVALDLSYSMIAADLEPSRIDRARQKLLDLLARRKEGQTGLIAYAGDPHIVTPLTDDTPTIANLLPALHPEIMPLPGSDPAAALGEAVSLLHSAGIRDGKVLLVTDSITARDQRAIEDVLEGSGASLAIMGVGTATGAPLPLPRGGFLKDSSGGIVMPGLEETNLRAVAAATGGRYMRMQIDDGDLDYLLAENELNLATRTAELGRTADAWEDQGYWLVAMLLLPALALFRRGWLLGLAPLIFLPATPDAHAALWDDLWLTRDQQGQRALQAEDPEAASRLFENKDWAGTAAYRNSDYERAAQDFANGDSADAWYNRGNALARAGQLEEAASAYRESLARNPEAEDAQQNLDLVEQLQQQQEQEQQQQEQQSGEDGEQDDANQDAQQDSQQDQGEQQEGEQQQGESQDSEGSEGEPQEPAEQNEQAGEPQEGEQQEQQPAEPGDELMDMAQEAATDDNLERDQAMEQWLRRVPDDPSGLLREKFRYESRKRQQQGQDNDNETYW; encoded by the coding sequence GTGAGCTTCCACCTGATGCGCCCCGAATGGCTGTGGGCCCTGGCGCCCGCAGTTCTGCTCGCTCTGGCGCTCTGGCGCCGCAGCCGCAACGCCGGCAACTGGGAAAGTGTTATCGCCCCTGAGCTGCTCGAGTCACTGCTCGACGGGAAAGCTACGAGTGCCAAACGCAATCCGGCACCAGCAGTTCTCGCCGTCTGGCTGATCGCAGTCTTCGCCGCTGCCGGCCCCAGCTGGGAGAAAATCCCGCAGCCCGTGCACCAGACCGAAGACGCCCTGGTGGTCGCGCTGGACCTGAGCTATTCCATGATCGCCGCAGATCTGGAACCCTCGCGGATCGATCGCGCTCGACAGAAACTGCTCGACCTGCTGGCGCGACGCAAAGAGGGCCAGACCGGCTTGATTGCCTATGCAGGCGACCCGCATATCGTCACCCCGCTCACCGACGACACGCCTACTATTGCCAATCTGTTACCCGCGCTCCACCCCGAGATCATGCCACTACCCGGCAGCGATCCAGCTGCGGCGCTGGGCGAAGCTGTATCGCTGCTGCACTCCGCCGGCATCCGCGACGGCAAGGTCTTGCTGGTGACCGACAGCATCACTGCGCGTGACCAGCGCGCCATCGAGGACGTCCTTGAAGGCAGTGGCGCCAGCCTTGCCATCATGGGTGTGGGCACCGCCACCGGAGCGCCACTGCCCCTCCCCCGCGGCGGTTTCCTCAAGGACAGCAGTGGCGGCATTGTCATGCCTGGTCTTGAAGAAACCAACCTGCGCGCAGTGGCTGCCGCTACGGGTGGTCGCTATATGCGCATGCAGATTGACGACGGCGACCTGGACTATCTGCTGGCGGAAAACGAACTGAACCTCGCCACCCGAACAGCCGAGCTCGGCCGCACGGCAGACGCATGGGAAGACCAGGGCTACTGGCTTGTCGCAATGCTGTTGCTACCGGCGCTCGCGCTGTTTCGTCGGGGCTGGCTGCTCGGGCTTGCCCCACTGATCTTCCTGCCGGCCACGCCTGATGCCCATGCTGCTTTATGGGATGATCTCTGGCTCACTCGCGATCAACAGGGCCAGCGCGCACTGCAGGCTGAAGACCCTGAAGCAGCCTCCCGCTTGTTCGAAAATAAAGACTGGGCTGGCACTGCGGCTTATCGCAATAGCGACTACGAGCGCGCTGCGCAGGATTTTGCCAATGGCGACAGTGCGGATGCCTGGTACAACCGGGGTAATGCCCTGGCGCGCGCCGGCCAGCTCGAAGAAGCGGCATCGGCCTATCGTGAATCTCTCGCTCGCAACCCTGAGGCTGAGGACGCCCAGCAGAACCTCGATCTCGTAGAGCAGCTACAACAACAGCAAGAGCAGGAGCAACAGCAACAGGAACAGCAGTCCGGTGAAGATGGCGAACAAGACGACGCCAACCAGGATGCGCAGCAGGACTCACAGCAAGACCAGGGCGAGCAGCAGGAAGGCGAGCAACAACAGGGCGAATCACAGGACAGCGAAGGCAGCGAGGGCGAACCGCAGGAGCCCGCTGAACAGAACGAGCAAGCAGGCGAGCCGCAAGAGGGAGAGCAGCAAGAACAGCAGCCCGCTGAACCCGGCGACGAATTGATGGATATGGCGCAAGAGGCCGCCACCGACGACAACCTCGAACGCGACCAGGCCATGGAACAGTGGTTGCGGCGCGTTCCCGACGATCCCTCGGGCTTGTTGCGGGAAAAATTCAGGTACGAGAGCCGTAAGCGGCAGCAGCAAGGACAAGACAACGACAATGAAACGTACTGGTAA
- a CDS encoding DUF58 domain-containing protein, giving the protein MSQLGDITGKARGSYADLEQLIALRFPARQLQLLRRNRALSALAGANKSNFRGRGIDFEEVRRYQAGDDIRNIDWRVTARTGAAHTKMFREERERPVMLLVDQRQGMFFGSRNCFKSVLAAHISALLTWAALEGGDKVGGLVFNRQGHREIRPRRSRRTALALLSEICSYNASLPVPPGEDGATLSDTLANLRRVTRPGSNVFLISDFQGIEDEQARDHLFQLAQHTQISAIVCSDPLEAKLPRGGRYAVTDGEHRSELNTADRHLRKAYREAYAKRQETLEDIMQRLGIPLIGASTSESPFSVLQTYFGEARV; this is encoded by the coding sequence TTGAGCCAGCTGGGTGACATCACCGGCAAGGCCCGCGGCAGCTATGCCGATCTGGAGCAGTTGATTGCGCTGCGCTTCCCCGCACGCCAGTTACAACTGCTGCGCCGCAACCGCGCGCTGAGCGCCCTCGCCGGCGCCAACAAATCCAATTTCCGTGGCCGTGGCATCGACTTCGAAGAAGTCCGCCGCTACCAGGCCGGCGATGACATTCGCAACATCGACTGGCGCGTCACCGCCCGCACTGGCGCCGCCCACACCAAAATGTTCCGCGAGGAGCGCGAACGTCCCGTGATGCTACTGGTAGACCAACGCCAGGGCATGTTCTTTGGTTCACGCAACTGTTTCAAATCCGTACTGGCAGCGCACATATCCGCGCTGCTCACCTGGGCCGCACTGGAAGGCGGCGACAAGGTGGGAGGCCTCGTCTTTAATCGGCAGGGCCACCGCGAAATTCGGCCCCGACGCAGCCGGCGCACCGCGCTCGCCCTGCTCTCGGAAATTTGTAGCTACAACGCTAGCCTGCCCGTCCCGCCAGGCGAAGACGGCGCGACCCTGAGCGACACTCTGGCCAACTTGCGCCGGGTAACACGCCCCGGCAGCAACGTCTTTTTGATCAGTGATTTCCAGGGTATCGAAGACGAGCAGGCACGTGACCATCTGTTCCAGCTCGCCCAGCACACCCAGATTTCCGCCATCGTCTGTAGCGACCCGCTGGAGGCGAAATTACCGCGCGGCGGACGCTATGCGGTCACTGACGGCGAGCATCGCAGCGAACTCAACACCGCAGACCGGCATCTGCGCAAGGCCTACCGTGAAGCCTATGCCAAGCGGCAGGAGACTCTGGAAGACATCATGCAGCGGCTCGGTATCCCACTGATCGGGGCGAGCACCAGCGAATCTCCTTTCAGTGTGTTGCAAACCTACTTCGGCGAGGCGAGGGTGTGA